The following proteins come from a genomic window of Salvia hispanica cultivar TCC Black 2014 chromosome 4, UniMelb_Shisp_WGS_1.0, whole genome shotgun sequence:
- the LOC125218754 gene encoding 60S ribosomal protein L5-like — translation MAFVKAQKSKAYFKRFQVKYKRRREGKTDYRARIRMINQDKNKYNTPKFRFVVRFTNKDIICQILSSSIAGDHVLAAAYAHELPRYGLEVGLTNYAAAYCTGLLLSRRVLKTHELDEEYEGNVEATGEDYSVEPAESRRPFRALLDVGLIKTTTGNRVFGALKGALDGGLDVPHSDKRFAGFSKDNKQLDAEVHRKYIFGGHVTSYMNTLIEDEPEKYQSHFSAYIKRGIEADSIEEVYKKVHAAIRADPTPKKSEKKQPTEHKRYNLKKLTYEERKNKLIERLNALNAAAGNDDDDEEEEDDE, via the exons ATG GCTTTCGTCAAAGCACAAAAGTCAAAGGCGTACTTCAAGCGTTTCCAAGTTAAGTACAAGAGAAGAAGAG AGGGGAAGACTGATTATCGGGCAAGGATTCGCATGATCAATCAGGATAAAAACAAGTACAACACTCCAAAGTTTCGCTTTGTTGTGCGATTT ACCAATAAGGATATAATTTGCCAGATTTTGTCTTCGAGCATTGCTGGTGATCATGTCCTTGCTGCTGCATATGCACATGAGCTGCCTCGTTATGGCCTAGAAGTGGGGCTGACCAACTATGCTGCAG CTTACTGCACTGGACTTCTTTTGAGCCGTCGCGTTCTGAAGACCCATGAATTGGACGAGGAGTATGAAGGAAATGTGGAG GCAACAGGAGAGGATTATTCTGTTGAGCCTGCTGAAAGCAGAAGGCCTTTCCGTGCCCTTTTAGATGTTGGTCTTATCAAAACTACTACTGGAAACCGTGTTTTTGGTGCCCTCAAG GGAGCCCTGGATGGTGGACTCGATGTCCCACACAGTGATAAGCGGTTTGCTGGATTTAGCAAGGACAACAAGCAGCTTGATGCTGAAGTGCACCGCAAGTACATTTTTGGTGGCCATGTTACTTCCTACATGAAC ACTCTGATTGAAGATGAGCCGGAGAAGTATCAGTCTCACTTTAGTGCGTACATCAAGAGGGGTATTGAGGCAGATAGTATTGAAGAGGTGTACAAGAAGGTTCATGCAGCAATTCGTGCTGACCCTACGCCTAAGAAATCTGAAAAGAAGCAGCCAACGGAGCACAAGAG GTACAACCTTAAGAAGCTAACTTATGAGGAGAGGAAGAACAAGTTGATTGAGAGGTTAAATGCACTGAATGCTGCTGCGGGTAATGACGAcgatgatgaggaggaggaagatgaTGAGTGA